From Sulfurovum zhangzhouensis, one genomic window encodes:
- the atpG gene encoding ATP synthase F1 subunit gamma, whose amino-acid sequence MANLKDIKRKISSVKNTQKTTRAMKLVSSAKLRRTEELAKRSRVYANKLTELLNEIAQKMQKNNVDGLDNVYFKDASNPKVVDIVFITADKGLCGGFNAQTIKRVNKLLADYKAKNVKVRLRAVGRKGIDYFKFNNIDMMNEVIGLSASPNYADAATLINEVAESYVRGETDKIIMIHNGYVNMITQEVREVQVLPVDPSTLKLDQVSTSELEVEPDEDDTLLEALVKRYVEYTMYYSLIDSLAAEHSARMQAMDAATSNAKEMAKKLTVKYNKARQEAITTELIEIISGMESMK is encoded by the coding sequence ATGGCTAATTTAAAAGATATCAAGCGTAAGATTTCGAGTGTTAAGAATACTCAGAAAACGACTCGCGCGATGAAGCTTGTCTCTTCTGCTAAACTTAGAAGAACAGAAGAATTGGCAAAAAGATCTAGAGTCTATGCAAACAAACTTACTGAGCTTCTCAATGAGATTGCTCAGAAGATGCAGAAGAACAATGTAGATGGTCTGGATAATGTTTACTTTAAGGATGCTAGTAATCCAAAAGTGGTTGACATTGTTTTTATCACTGCAGATAAAGGTCTTTGTGGCGGCTTCAACGCACAGACGATCAAGAGAGTAAATAAACTGTTGGCTGACTATAAAGCTAAGAATGTAAAAGTACGTCTTAGAGCTGTAGGAAGAAAAGGTATTGATTACTTTAAATTCAACAATATTGATATGATGAATGAAGTGATTGGTCTTAGTGCCTCACCAAACTACGCGGATGCCGCAACTCTTATCAATGAAGTTGCTGAATCTTATGTAAGAGGTGAAACTGATAAGATCATTATGATTCACAATGGATATGTGAATATGATCACTCAGGAAGTCAGAGAAGTGCAAGTACTACCGGTAGATCCTTCTACATTGAAGCTTGACCAAGTTTCAACTTCAGAGCTTGAAGTAGAACCGGATGAGGATGATACACTTCTTGAAGCATTAGTGAAGCGTTATGTAGAATATACAATGTATTATTCACTGATTGACTCACTTGCAGCTGAACATTCTGCACGTATGCAGGCAATGGATGCAGCTACAAGCAATGCAAAAGAGATGGCTAAGAAGTTGACTGTGAAGTACAACAAAGCTAGACAAGAAGCGATTACTACTGAACTCATTGAGATTATCAGTGGTATGGAATCAATGAAATAA
- the atpD gene encoding F0F1 ATP synthase subunit beta, with product MTGKIVQVLGPVIDVDFTDYLPEINEALETYFTVDGKEQKLVLEVAAQLGDNRVRTIAMDMSEGCVRGQEVKATGDSIKVPVGEEVLGRIFNVVGDTIDDAGDVDAKQYWSIHRDPPPFEEQSTKTEVFETGIKVVDLLAPYSKGGKVGLFGGAGVGKTVIIMELINNVAMKHSGYSVFAGVGERTREGNDLYHEMKESNVLDKVALCYGQMSEPPGARNRIALTGLTMAEYFRDEMGLDVLMFIDNIFRFAQSGSEMSALLGRIPSAVGYQPTLSREMGALQERITSTTKGSITSVQAVYVPADDLTDPAPASVFAHLDATTVLNRSIAEKGIYPAVDPLDSTSRMLDPQIIGDDHYGVATGVQKILQKYKDLQDIIAILGMDELSEDDKLVVQRARKIEKFLSQPFHVAEVFTGSPGVYVTLPDTIEGFKGLIEGKYDDMNEAAFYMVGNMAEAIAKNDKINAK from the coding sequence ATGACAGGTAAAATTGTACAGGTCTTGGGTCCGGTTATCGATGTGGATTTCACAGATTACCTACCAGAGATTAATGAAGCATTAGAAACATACTTTACAGTTGATGGTAAAGAGCAAAAATTGGTATTGGAAGTTGCAGCACAACTTGGTGATAACAGAGTTAGAACAATTGCAATGGACATGAGTGAAGGTTGTGTAAGAGGTCAAGAAGTTAAAGCAACTGGTGACTCAATTAAAGTACCGGTAGGTGAAGAAGTTCTTGGACGTATCTTCAACGTTGTAGGTGATACTATCGATGACGCTGGTGATGTTGATGCAAAACAATATTGGTCAATCCACAGAGATCCACCTCCATTTGAAGAGCAGTCAACTAAGACTGAAGTATTTGAAACTGGTATCAAAGTTGTTGACCTTCTTGCACCATATTCAAAAGGTGGTAAAGTTGGTCTATTCGGTGGTGCTGGTGTTGGTAAAACAGTTATCATCATGGAGCTTATCAACAACGTTGCGATGAAACACAGCGGTTACTCTGTATTTGCTGGTGTTGGTGAAAGAACACGTGAAGGTAACGACCTTTACCACGAAATGAAAGAGTCAAACGTACTTGACAAAGTTGCACTGTGCTACGGACAGATGAGTGAACCACCGGGAGCAAGAAACAGAATTGCCCTTACTGGTCTTACAATGGCTGAGTACTTTAGAGATGAGATGGGACTAGATGTTCTTATGTTTATCGATAACATCTTTAGATTTGCTCAATCAGGTTCTGAAATGTCAGCACTTCTTGGACGTATTCCTTCAGCAGTTGGTTACCAACCGACACTAAGCAGAGAGATGGGTGCACTTCAAGAGCGTATTACATCAACAACAAAAGGTTCTATTACTTCAGTTCAGGCTGTATACGTACCGGCAGATGACCTTACTGACCCTGCACCGGCTTCTGTTTTTGCTCACCTTGATGCAACGACAGTACTTAACAGATCAATCGCTGAAAAAGGTATCTACCCTGCGGTTGATCCACTAGATTCAACTTCAAGAATGCTTGATCCTCAAATTATTGGAGATGATCACTATGGTGTTGCAACTGGTGTTCAGAAGATTCTTCAGAAATATAAAGATCTTCAGGATATTATTGCGATTCTTGGTATGGACGAACTTTCTGAAGATGACAAACTTGTTGTACAAAGAGCAAGAAAGATCGAGAAGTTCCTTTCACAACCATTCCACGTTGCTGAAGTATTTACTGGTAGCCCAGGTGTATATGTTACACTTCCTGATACAATCGAAGGGTTCAAAGGACTTATCGAAGGTAAATACGATGATATGAACGAAGCTGCATTCTACATGGTAGGAAATATGGCTGAGGCGATCGCTAAAAACGACAAGATTAACGCTAAGTAA